One Spinacia oleracea cultivar Varoflay chromosome 4, BTI_SOV_V1, whole genome shotgun sequence DNA segment encodes these proteins:
- the LOC110787753 gene encoding auxin-responsive protein IAA1 → MENQEVSTMDFKETELSLRLPGEKVQILEEKSVIKRRYSDTLDLNLGRDDSNCNKVARNGDYEQIKQSNAPKPPPPSKTQLVGWPPVRASRKNVMKSYKYVKVAVDGAPYLRKVDLELYNTYQELLKGLEDMFSSFTIRNFFNDGKLMDPVNGSDYVPTYEDKDGDWMMVGDVPWNMFAESCKRIRLMKSSEAVGLEPRTPSKVD, encoded by the exons ATCTCTTAGATTACCAGGAGAAAAAGTGCAAATTTTGGAAGAAAAATCGGTTATTAAAAGGCGGTATTCGGATACTTTGGATTTGAACCTTGGCCGTGATGATTCTAATTGCAATAAAGTTGCTAGAAATGGTGATTATGAACAAATTAAGCAATCTAATGCTCCTAAACCCCCTCCTCCTTCCAA GACACAATTGGTAGGGTGGCCACCAGTGAGAGCAAGTAGGAAGAATGTGATGAAGAGTTACAAATATGTAAAGGTTGCAGTTGATGGAGCTCCATATCTTAGGAAAGTGGATCTTGAATTATACAATACTTATCAAGAACTCTTAAAGGGTTTGGAAGATATGTTTTCTTCCTTCACTATCC GTAATTTCTTTAATGATGGAAAATTAATGGACCCTGTGAATGGATCTGATTATGTACCAACTTATGAGGACAAAGATGGTGATTGGATGATGGTTGGAGATGTTCCTTGgaa TATGTTTGCTGAATCATGCAAAAGAATTCGGCTTATGAAGAGCTCAGAAGCTGTTGGATTAG AACCAAGAACACCCTCCAAGGTCGACTAA